The following proteins are encoded in a genomic region of Rubrobacter xylanophilus DSM 9941:
- the obgE gene encoding GTPase ObgE translates to MQFIDEARFVVRGGRGGDGAVSFHREKYRPRGGPDGGRGGDGGSVILRATEDLQTLERYSRRKVISAGRGGHGSGNNRAGERGRDVVLDVPVGTLVYDESGLLADLAEPGQTFVAARGGEGGRGNASFATSRRQAPAFRELGLPGEEREIRLELRVLSDVGLVGLPNAGKSSLLRALSAARPRVGDYPFTTLTPQLGVVEERGYARPFVVADIPGLISGASEGRGLGNRFLRHVARARLLVLVLDASEDPEGAERTLRAELGAAGLSGRPSLVVLNKVDLLDAELRAYLGEAFPGAPQVSARTGEGVGELARLLERRLRELERSAEAAPRPGHRVFRPSWRGLRVERENGAYVVSGREVERLALKTDWDNPEGVEHFQRELERRGVMGALRRAGAGEGDEVRIGDVSFEFR, encoded by the coding sequence TTGCAGTTCATCGACGAGGCCCGCTTCGTCGTCCGCGGGGGCCGCGGGGGCGACGGTGCCGTCTCCTTCCACCGCGAGAAGTACCGCCCGCGTGGGGGCCCCGACGGGGGCCGCGGGGGCGACGGGGGCTCGGTGATCCTCCGGGCGACGGAGGACCTGCAGACCCTCGAGCGCTACTCCAGGCGTAAGGTGATCTCCGCCGGCCGCGGCGGCCACGGATCGGGGAACAACCGCGCCGGCGAGCGCGGCCGGGACGTGGTGCTGGACGTCCCGGTGGGGACGCTCGTCTACGACGAGAGCGGGCTGCTCGCCGACCTGGCCGAGCCGGGACAGACCTTCGTTGCGGCGCGGGGCGGCGAGGGCGGCCGCGGCAACGCCTCCTTCGCCACCTCCCGGCGGCAGGCCCCCGCGTTCCGCGAGCTCGGGCTCCCGGGGGAGGAGCGGGAGATCCGCCTGGAGCTCCGGGTGCTCTCCGACGTGGGGCTCGTGGGGCTGCCGAACGCCGGGAAGTCCTCCCTGCTGCGGGCCCTAAGCGCGGCGCGCCCGCGGGTCGGCGACTACCCCTTCACCACCCTGACCCCCCAGCTGGGCGTGGTGGAGGAGCGGGGATACGCCAGGCCCTTCGTGGTAGCCGACATCCCCGGGCTCATCTCGGGCGCGAGCGAGGGGAGGGGGCTGGGCAACCGCTTTCTGCGGCACGTCGCCCGGGCCCGGCTGCTGGTGCTGGTGCTCGACGCCAGCGAGGACCCGGAGGGCGCCGAGCGCACGCTCCGGGCCGAGCTCGGGGCCGCGGGCCTCTCCGGGCGGCCGAGCCTCGTTGTGTTGAACAAGGTGGATTTGCTCGACGCCGAGCTGCGGGCCTACCTCGGGGAGGCCTTCCCCGGGGCGCCGCAGGTCTCGGCGCGCACCGGGGAGGGGGTCGGGGAGCTCGCGCGGCTCCTGGAGCGGCGGCTCCGCGAGCTGGAGCGTTCGGCGGAGGCGGCCCCCCGGCCCGGCCATCGGGTCTTCCGGCCGTCCTGGAGGGGGCTCAGGGTGGAGCGGGAGAACGGGGCCTACGTGGTCTCGGGGCGGGAGGTCGAGCGCCTGGCCCTCAAGACCGACTGGGACAACCCCGAGGGCGTGGAGCACTTCCAGAGGGAGCTGGAGCGGCGCGGGGTCATGGGCGCGCTGCGCCGCGCCGGGGCCGGCGAGGGCGACGAGGTGAGGATAGGCGATGTTTCCTTCGAGTTCAGGTAG
- the rpmA gene encoding 50S ribosomal protein L27, translating to MAHKKGGGSSRNGRDSESKRLGVKAYGDQFVSAGSIIVRQRGTKVHPGLNVGRGGDDTLFAKVDGRVRFGRSRGRSVVSVVREAPA from the coding sequence ATGGCGCACAAGAAGGGCGGAGGCTCCTCCCGCAACGGGAGGGACTCGGAGAGCAAGCGGCTCGGCGTAAAGGCCTACGGCGACCAGTTCGTGAGCGCCGGGAGCATCATCGTCCGTCAGCGGGGCACGAAGGTCCACCCGGGCCTGAACGTCGGCCGCGGCGGGGACGACACCCTGTTCGCCAAGGTGGACGGCAGGGTGCGCTTCGGCCGCAGCCGGGGCCGCAGCGTGGTGAGCGTGGTTCGGGAGGCCCCGGCCTGA
- the rsfS gene encoding ribosome silencing factor, producing the protein MSGEEPAVRHSPGRSGEEITREMAETAAGAANAMFGRETTLIDLRGLVSYADYFVVTSAETDRQTRRIAEEVIDRMAEKGYRPRSRRVDGESPWISLDYLDVVVHIFTDEARDYYRLESLWRSAPQERWEG; encoded by the coding sequence TTGAGCGGCGAGGAGCCCGCCGTCCGGCACAGCCCGGGGCGGAGCGGGGAGGAGATCACCCGCGAGATGGCCGAGACCGCCGCGGGGGCGGCGAACGCTATGTTCGGCCGGGAGACCACCCTCATCGACCTGCGGGGGCTCGTCTCCTACGCCGACTACTTCGTGGTCACCAGCGCGGAGACCGACCGCCAGACGCGGCGCATCGCCGAGGAGGTCATCGACCGGATGGCCGAGAAGGGCTACCGGCCGCGCTCCCGGCGCGTAGACGGCGAGTCGCCCTGGATCAGCCTCGACTACCTGGACGTGGTGGTGCACATCTTCACCGACGAGGCCCGCGACTACTACAGGCTGGAGTCGCTGTGGCGCAGCGCTCCCCAGGAGCGTTGGGAGGGCTGA
- the rplU gene encoding 50S ribosomal protein L21, with product MYAVVKSGGKQYRVRQGDELLVERLAGEVGDRVELPVSLRAEEGVLDLEPRTARAEILEHLRGEKLKVYKYKPKKGYRRKKGHRQALTRIRVVEV from the coding sequence ATGTATGCGGTCGTAAAGAGCGGCGGAAAGCAGTACAGGGTGCGTCAGGGCGACGAGCTGCTCGTGGAGCGGCTCGCCGGCGAGGTCGGCGACCGGGTCGAGCTACCGGTGAGCCTGCGGGCGGAGGAGGGGGTCCTCGACCTCGAGCCCCGCACCGCGCGGGCCGAGATCCTGGAGCACCTGCGGGGAGAGAAGCTGAAGGTGTACAAGTACAAGCCCAAGAAGGGCTACCGGAGAAAGAAGGGGCACAGGCAGGCCCTGACCCGGATAAGAGTGGTGGAGGTTTAG
- the nadD gene encoding nicotinate-nucleotide adenylyltransferase, with product MRVGIFGGTFDPIHVGHMIVAEQVMDELGMERVVFVPSGIPPHKEASSVRAPAEDRYEMVLAAIAGNERFSADRIEIDAGRPMHTVETVPLLKERLPGEEWFFITGADEVSNLLSWKDPDRLLEEVVMVAATRPGYDLSRLGHLEARLKNFDRIFPVECTRVDVSATGIRRRILQGKSIRYLVPEGVREIILSRGLYRADARRTRGELLKEERS from the coding sequence ATGCGCGTAGGGATCTTCGGCGGCACCTTCGACCCCATACACGTGGGGCACATGATCGTGGCCGAGCAGGTGATGGACGAGCTGGGCATGGAGCGGGTCGTCTTCGTCCCGAGCGGCATCCCCCCGCACAAAGAGGCCTCCAGCGTCCGCGCCCCGGCCGAGGACCGCTACGAGATGGTCCTGGCCGCCATAGCGGGCAACGAGAGGTTCTCCGCCGACAGGATCGAGATAGACGCCGGGCGGCCCATGCACACCGTGGAGACGGTGCCGCTGCTCAAGGAGAGGCTTCCCGGCGAGGAGTGGTTCTTTATAACCGGTGCGGACGAGGTCTCCAATCTGCTCTCCTGGAAGGACCCGGACCGGCTGCTCGAGGAGGTGGTGATGGTGGCGGCCACCCGGCCCGGCTACGACCTCTCCCGGCTGGGGCACCTGGAGGCCCGGCTCAAGAACTTCGACCGGATCTTCCCGGTCGAGTGCACCCGGGTGGACGTCTCGGCCACCGGCATCCGGCGCCGCATCCTGCAGGGCAAGAGCATCCGGTATCTGGTGCCCGAGGGCGTCCGGGAGATAATCCTCAGCCGGGGGCTCTACCGGGCAGACGCAAGGCGAACGAGAGGAGAGCTATTGAAGGAGGAGAGATCTTGA